In the genome of Tsukamurella paurometabola DSM 20162, the window GAATTCGCGCCCCACTCGCTTCGGGGTCATTTCCCAGGTGACGTGCTTGACGCCGTTCTCGCAGAAGTCCAGCGTGAGCTTCTTGTCATCGGGCCACGCGCACCCGGGGCAGTCGTAGCCGCCCGGGTGGTTCATCACGAACATCGAGTGGGTGCCGCGGATCAACTCGCGCTGCTTGAAAAGGATCGTCCCCACCGACTTCGCGGCTCCCCAGGAGGCCGCCGCGTGGTGGTACGGACTCGACGACCAGGCACCGTCGGTGATCGGACCGTAGCCCCCCTGCCGGGGAACGTCGGGCATCAGGCCCGGCACCCGGATGCTCGTCTCCTTGGGGTCGTTGTCGATCGCCATGTTGTCGGCTCCTTCGTGCTGGGCTGGGGGCGGAAGCGGGTTCACCGTGCCGCGGCCGGGGCATGGACCGCGATGCGTTCGGGGCGGGTGTAGACGTTCATGGTCTCGCCGCGCAGGAAGCCGACCACGGTGAGGCCGGCCCGGTCCGCGAGCTCGACGGCCAGCGACGACGGCGCGGACACCGCTGCGAGGACCGGGATTCCGGCCATGACGGCCTTCTGGACGAGCTCGAAACTGGCGCGACCGGACACCTGGAGCACAGTGCCGCGCAGCGGCAGGCGGTCGTTCAGGACGGCCCAGCCGACCACCTTGTCGACGGCGTTGTGCCGGCCTACATCCTCACGCAGGACGAGGAGTTCGCCGGTTGCGGCGTCGAACAGCGCGGCGGCGTGCAACCCACCGGTCTTGTCGAAGACCGCCTGCCGCGCGCGCAAACGAGCGGGGAAGTCGGCCAGGTCGGTGGCGTCGATCACCACCTGGTCGCCCGCCACGTCGTAACTGGAGACGGTCTCCACCGCGTCGATGCTGGCCTTACCGCACATGCCACAGGAACTGGTGGTGTAGAAGTTGCGCGTCACACCGATCGATGGCGCGGCGACGCCGGGCGCGAGAGCCACGTCGAGGACGTTGTACTGGTTGAGTTCTCCCCCGGTGCCCGGGCCGCCGCAGTGGATCGCCGACGCGAACTGCTCGCCACGACTGATCACCGATTCGGAGACCAGGAAGCCCGCGGCGAGTTCCACGTCGTGACCGGGAGTGCGCATGCTGACCGCGAGCGGTGAGCCGGCGACACGGATCTCGAGGGGCTCCTCGACCGCGAGCGTGTCCACCCGACGGTCCGCGCCGGAGCCGACGACGATCTTCGTCACCGCCCTGCGCGTCGTGATCCGGCCCATGCCGTCGACGCTACTCCGGCCCGCTGCCGGATTTCGATGCGACGGCCGGGTTGACTCGCGGATCACATCGCGGCGTCCCGCCCGATACGCTGCCCGCACCACACGTACGAGGGTTTCGGAGGCGAATCGAAGGTGATCACGGTCGATCAGCACCGGAACCGGATTCTGGCCGCGGCGCTGCCGCTGCCCCCGGTCGACACGGCGCTCGCCGAGGCCGACGGCCTGGTCCTGGCGCAGGACGTGGTGGGCCGCTGGCCGGTTCCGCTGTTCGACAACTCCGCGATGGATGGGTATGCGGTGCGCGCGGCGGATGCCGCCGTGGGCGCCCGGCTGCGCGTGGTGGCCGATGTGCCCGCAGGAGGCTCCGCCGATCCGCGGTTCGGTCCCGGCGAGGCGGTGCGAATCATGACGGGAGCGCCGGTGCCCACCGATGCCGATGCGATCGTGCCGCTGGAGGCGACGGACCTCGGAGTCACCCCGGGCGCAGCCGCACCCGGCGCGATCGTGGTCCGCGCCGCACCGCTCGCCGGGGCGCATGTGCGGCGCCGCGGGGAGGACGCACCGGCAGGGGCGGTGACTGTGGCCACGGGCGCCGTGCTGGGCCCGTGGCAGTTGTCCGCGATCGCGTCATCGGGGCACGAGCGCGTCCTCGCGCACCCGCGCCCGCGGGTCGCGGTGATCGCGACGGGCTCGGAACTGGTGGCACCGTCGGGCGTCCCGGCGCGTGGGCAGATCCCCGATTCGAACTCCTTCCTGCTGGTGGCCGCGCTTCGTGACGCCGGAGCCGAGGTGGTGACGGTGCGCACGGTCGCCGACGATGCCGCCGCGCTCACCGCGACGCTCGCCGAGGTGCGCGCGGATGCCGTCGTGCTGACGGGAGGCGCCAGCGTCGGGGCCTTCGACGTGGTGCGCTCCGTGCTGGGTGCGTCGGGTGGCGTGCGGTTCGAGTCGGTAGCCGTGCAGCCCGGGAAGCCACAGGGTTTCGGGACGGCGCCGGATGGGACGCTGCTGTTCTGTCTGCCCGGGAATCCGGTCGCGGTCGCGGTGTCCTTCGAGATGTTCGTCCGGCCCGCGGTGCGCGCACTGGCCGGCCACCGGGAGGTGCAGCGCCCCACCGTGATCCGGCGTGCCGCCGCGGGATGGCACTCTCCCGCCCAGCGCGATCAGGTGCTGCCCGTGGTGGTCGGCCCGGAAACGGTGCGGCCCGCTCCCGGCGGCAGCGGATCACACCTGGTCGCCTCGCTCGCGTCCGCCAACGGCCTGGCGCTGGTCCCGGCGGGGGTCGACCGCGTCGCGGAGGGCGATCCGGTCGCGGTGCTGGTGCTGTGAGCGTCGCTCTGGTACTCGGCGGAGGCCGGGCGAGCCGCCTCGACGGCGCCGACAAGGCGTCGGTGAAGATCGATGGCGTCGCGCTCGTCGACCGCGTCTACGCGGCGCTGCGGGGTCACGCCGTGATCGCCGTCGGGCCGCCGTCACTGGCCCGGCCGGGCATCACCGTGGTGCGCGAAGCGCCCCCGTTCGGCGGGCCGGTCGCCGCCCTCGCCGCGGGGCTCGCGGTGACCCCGGAGGGAGGCGACGAGGTGCTGGTGCTGGCGTGCGATCTTCCGCGAGCCGCGGGCATCGTCCAACGATTGTCCGCCGCTTCGTTCCCCGACGCCATCGACGCACTCGTGCTCCGCGATGCGGGCGGTCGGATGCAGTGGCTCGCCGGCCGGTACCGCCTGCCCGCCCTGCGGCGGGCGGTGGCGGCGCTACCGCGGGTCGACGGTGCCGCGATGCGCGCGGTGACCGATCAGCTGCGCCTGGAGGCTGTGGCGGACCACGGTGACGCCGTCGACCTGGACACCTGGGCCGACGTCGAACGTTTCCGGGCGGACGGCCGCTAGCGGGTGGCCTCGAGCTGTTCGACGATCATGCCGGTGATCGCTTCGGGTACCTGTTCGGGAGCCCAATGGGTCACGTCCTCGAGCATCTCGAAGCGGTAGGGACCGGTACAGAATCGCTGCGTCGCGAAGGCGACCGTGGACCGGAAGGCCGCGTCATCCGTCGGCCAGATGTACAGGGTCGGCACCGTGACCGATCCGATCGCCGTCGCCGGCCGACCGGAGCGGTACCAGTTCAGGGCGGCCGTGAGCGCGCCCGGCTCCCGCAATCGCTGGATGTAGTCGTCGACGGTGCCGCGGGGCACGGCACCGTCGAACATCAGGCGCAGGGCGCGGCCTTCGTCGGCGAGCATCGCGTTCTCGGTGGCGGGAGTCTCGCGCCACCGGAGCATGTACTGCGAACTGGCGCGCTGCTCCTCGTCGGTACGGAGCGATTCGGCGAGGGCGGCGGGGTGCGGTGTGGAGACCACCGTCAGCGAACGCAGCCGATCGGGGTGCTCATCAGCGGTCCACCACGCGACGGCACCGCCCCAGTCGTGCCCGACGAGATCGAAAGTAGGCCAGCCGAGCGCATCGGCGACGGCGATCACATCGCCGACGAGGGCCGTCATCGCGTACTCGGCCGGTCGCTCGGGACGCACGCCCGGCGAGTAGCCGCGCTGGTCGGGTGCCACGGCGCGGAAGCCGCGGTCGCCGAGCGCCTCCAGCTGATACTCCCACTCGACGGCCGCCTCGGGGAATCCGTGCAGGAACAGAACGGGACGGCCGTCCGTGGGGCCCGCGGCGAGCGCATCGAACGTGCCCGCGGGGGTCCGGATGCTGAGGTACTCGGTCACGACATCGAGGCTAGGCGAGACGTCTGTCACCGGGCCGTGCGACAGTGTCGCCATGACTGATCTCACCGCACTGGATCCCGCCGCCCGGCACCGCGCCGTCGCCGCCACCTTCGCCGAGGTCTCCCGCTCGATCTCCGACTGGGATGCACCGACCCCGGTGCCCGAGTGGCGGGCCCGCGATGTGGTCTCCCACCTGGTGGAGTGGTTGCCGGGGTTCCTGGAGTCGGTCGGCGTGGAACTGATCGGCGCGCCGGCGAACGCCGTGGCACCCGCAGAGGCCTTCGGCCTGCTCACCGCGGCGGTGCAGGGGCTGCTGGATGCGCCGGACGCCGACCGGATCGTATCCACGCAGATGATGGGAGAGCTGCCGCTCAATCAGCTCGTCGACCGCTTCTACACCGCCGATGTGTTCATGCACACCTGGGATCTGGCCCGCTCCAACGCAATCACGCCCGATCTCGATGAGACCTTCGCCAGGGGCCTGCACACCGGCCTGGAATCGATGGGTGAGATGCTGCAGCAGTCGGGCCAGTTCGGCGCGCCGATCGAACCGCCCGCCGATTCCGACGAGGTGGTCTCGCTCATGGCGTTCATCGGCCGCGATCCCGCGTTCTGACCCGGCACGGATACGCCTCGCCGCGCCACGGCCTGCCCGCTCGGCGATCAGTTCCTGCCTCATGGCCTTCGAGGCGTACGGCAGGAGTTGAACATCACATGAAGAAGCACTGCAATCGCAATCGGAGGACCCGCGAGCCGGGTACTGTCTCCCGCGGCGGGGGAAGACCCTCGCCGCACTCGAGAACAGGGAGGACAGCGCATGTCTTTCGCCGATGACGCGAAGAACAAGGCCAACGAGCTCAAGGACAAGGCCAAGGAGGCCGGCGCCAAGCTCGGGCAGGACGCTGCGAACGCGCGCGATGCCGCCTCGGAGGCCGCTGACAAGGCCAAGAACAGCATTCAGGACGGCGTGAACTCGGCCAAGGACAAGCTGTCCGGTAACTGATTCATCCCTACGCTGCGGCCGGATCGTTCGTCGATCCGGCCGCAGTGTCGTCTGCGGGTCAGCGCGGAGTGCAGATCACCACCGGGATGTCGCGGTCGGTGCGCTTCTGGTACCCGTCGTAGCCGCTGTAGGTCTTGACGATCTGCGGCCACAGTGCGGCCTTCTCCTCGGGGGTGGCCGGGCGCGCGGTCCAGGGCGTGGTCACATCGTCGACGGTGATCTCGACATCCGGGTTCGCCGTGAGGTTCTTGTACCAGTCGGGATGATCGGAGTGGCCGCCCTTGGAGGCGACCACCACGACGCGGTCCTTCGAGTACAGCGGCGCAGTGAGCATGGTGTTGCGGCGCTGGCCCGACGTGCGGCCGATGGTGTGGAGTTCGAGCGTCTGCATGCCGAGGAGGCGCTTCGGGAAACGGCCTCCGGTGAGCGCGAGCAGGGCGCGGTGCCCGTTCTCAAGGCCCCAGGCCCCGATCTCCGCCACCGTGTCTGAGAGAGTCATGGGCCCCATCATGCCCGGGGCACGGGACCGGCGCGATGTGCACGGCCGCCGGACTCCCCCGCCGCGATGTGCGCATGCAGGGCGATCGAGTGGTCGTAATGCTCGTCGGTCATCGGCAGGTACGCAATCGGCTCCTCGGTGGTGACGGTGCGCAGTCGTCGCCGAAGCCCCTCGGTCATGACGCGCACCATATTGTCGGTCGCACCGTGCACGCCGGTGAGAACGTGTGGCGTGAGCGCGTCCATACCGGTGTAGAAGAAGGTGCCGTGGAGCAGTGTCCAGAAGATGTCCTCGATGTCGCCGCTGATGCCGCGGGGCGAGATCGATGCCTGCCGGTCGCCGGCGGTCACGACGGCGAGGGCTCGCCTGCCGGCGAGCCCGCCGTCGCCGTACTTGCGTGCACGCCCGGTGTCGGGATCGACGACGTCGTAAGCGAATCCGCGTTCGAAGGTCCTGTCGATCCAGCCCTTGAGAATGGCCGGCATGCCGTACCACCACAGCGGGAACTGCAGAACGAGCAGGTCGGCGGCGAGCAGGCGCTGCTGGTATGCGCGAACGTCCTCGCCGCCCCCGTCGATCAGCACCGGATCGAATCGCTCGGCGTACAGGTCGGCGACGTCCACGGTCCACCCGTCCTCGCGCAGCGACGCGACACCCGCGTCGCGAAGCGCAGCATTGAGGGATTCCTGCCGTGGGTGCGCGAACACCCAGAGTGCGCGCCTCTCACCGTGTGACTGATCCATACCTGGAGCAACCCGGTCGACAGTGCGGCGATTCCGGACGTGACCGGTACGAGCTGCCGACATCGCGAATCCGCTCGCGAGAGTTGCGGATCAACGAATGCCCGAGCGGTCCGGTCTCACTCCTCACCGAAGGCGCGCACCACGGCGCCGACCGCATCGGAGAGCATCGCGCGTCGCGCATCGACGGACGGGCTTCGGTGGGCCTGCAAGCCGACGAGGGCGGGCGACGCGGACGCCCAGGCGGTCACGAGCCCGAGCACCAGGGTGAGCACGTCGGCGGAGCGATCAGCGTATCGGGAATCCAAGGCGTCTGTCTTCGCTCGGTAGGTCGCGATCTCGGCGGCTGTGGCGCCGGGACGCTCCAGATTGGCCCAGGTGGTCAGTCGCAGCGTGTCCGGATGCTCATGCACGTAGTCGAACAATCGCACGGCATAGTCGGCGAGATCCCCGGAGTCGAAGGGCACCGCCTCTGCCATCGCGGCGAGCGCTGAGCTCACCACCAGGTCGAAGAGGTGCTCCTTGGGCCCGAAATGCATGTAGATCGAACGCTTATTGGCCTGCGCCTGATCGGCGATCCGATCGATCCGCGCCCCGGCCAGGCCGAACTCGGCGAACTCCTGCCGAGCGGCGGCGAGAATCCGCCGCTTCGTCTCCGTCGCGTCGGGTGGCACCTGACGGAGAGTACCGAAGACTTTTGTAACTAACCAGTTATTGACAAACGGCGCGATCGACTGCACGCTCGAAGAGCACGCACCCCGACGAACGAAAGCGAATCCATGCCGAAGAAGATCCTCATCACCGGAGCCAGTTCTGGTTTCGGCCGTGGCGCTGCGATCGAGCTCGCACGCGCTGGCCACACCGTGGTCGCTGCCGCCGAGACGTGGCCCCAGGTGCGAAGCCTGCGCGCGGACGCCGCGACTGCGGGCGTCGACCTCGAGGTGATCAAGCTCAATCTGCTCGACGACATCGACATCGCCCACGCGGCGAAATACGACCCTGATGTGCTGGTGCTCAACGCCGGCGTGATGGAGGGCGGCTCGATGGTCGACATCCCGCTCGATCGGGTACGCGAGTCGTTCGAGATCAACGTCTTCGGCCACCTCGCGCTGGTACAAGCGATCGTGCCGAAGATGGTGGCGCGCAAGTCCGGCAAGGTCGTCTGGACATCCTCAATGGGCGGCATCCTGGTGGTTCCGTTCTTGGGTGCGTACTGCGCCACCAAGCACGCCATCGAGGCGATAGCCGGGTCGATGAAGGCCGAGCTGGCCACACACGGAGTACAGGTGGCCACCGTGAACCCCGGCGTCTTCGGTACCGGGTTCAACGACACCGGCGCCGAGAGCTACGTGCAGTGGTACGACGCCGACACCGCCGTGGTCCCGATGCCGGACTTCGGTGACAGCCTCGCGGATCAGGCCGATCCGCAGGAGATGATCGATGCGATGGTCGAGATCATCCCGGCCGACGAACACCTGTACCGCACCATGCGGCCGCGCGCCACGATCGATGCCGCGAAGCAGTGGCAGGAAACGGAGTGGACCCAGAATGCCTGAGCTGACACTGGAATACGCGAACCACCTGATCGCTACGGGGATCAGTGCCGCGGAAGCCGAGGGCATGAAGGCGGTGTTCGCGATCGTCGACACGGGCGCGAACCTGGTCGCCTTCGCTCGGATGGACGATGCATGGCTGGCTTCCAACGAGCTGGCCATCGCGAAGGCGCGCACCTCAGTGATATTCCAGGCGCCCACCGCCGCTTTGGCAGCACCAATCGAGATCGGCAAGCCCGCACTGCATTTCGATCACGTCCACTCCCCCGGCCTGCTGCTCGTGGGCGGCGGTGTACCGCTCCTAGACACCGACGGCACGCTCATCGGCGGACTCGGAGCCTCGGGCGGCTCACCGGACCAGGACGACGCTCTCGCCCGCGCGGCATCGTCCTAGCCTGCGCCGGGTTCGAGCCCCGCGACGATCAGGTCGAGGCCGAACGTGAACTCCGCATCGAAGCCGGGATCGTCGAACCCGGTGCGCGCATGGTCGGACGCAACCTCGACGAGGTAGGGATAGTCGGCGGCGGAGATGGCGGACACCGCCTCCTCCGCCGCGTCCCGGAGGGACCGGTCATCACCGACCGGCAGACTCCGCTCGGTGAGCACACTGCCGTAGACGTAGC includes:
- the fdhD gene encoding formate dehydrogenase accessory sulfurtransferase FdhD yields the protein MGRITTRRAVTKIVVGSGADRRVDTLAVEEPLEIRVAGSPLAVSMRTPGHDVELAAGFLVSESVISRGEQFASAIHCGGPGTGGELNQYNVLDVALAPGVAAPSIGVTRNFYTTSSCGMCGKASIDAVETVSSYDVAGDQVVIDATDLADFPARLRARQAVFDKTGGLHAAALFDAATGELLVLREDVGRHNAVDKVVGWAVLNDRLPLRGTVLQVSGRASFELVQKAVMAGIPVLAAVSAPSSLAVELADRAGLTVVGFLRGETMNVYTRPERIAVHAPAAAR
- the glp gene encoding gephyrin-like molybdotransferase Glp; this translates as MITVDQHRNRILAAALPLPPVDTALAEADGLVLAQDVVGRWPVPLFDNSAMDGYAVRAADAAVGARLRVVADVPAGGSADPRFGPGEAVRIMTGAPVPTDADAIVPLEATDLGVTPGAAAPGAIVVRAAPLAGAHVRRRGEDAPAGAVTVATGAVLGPWQLSAIASSGHERVLAHPRPRVAVIATGSELVAPSGVPARGQIPDSNSFLLVAALRDAGAEVVTVRTVADDAAALTATLAEVRADAVVLTGGASVGAFDVVRSVLGASGGVRFESVAVQPGKPQGFGTAPDGTLLFCLPGNPVAVAVSFEMFVRPAVRALAGHREVQRPTVIRRAAAGWHSPAQRDQVLPVVVGPETVRPAPGGSGSHLVASLASANGLALVPAGVDRVAEGDPVAVLVL
- the mobA gene encoding molybdenum cofactor guanylyltransferase; the encoded protein is MSVALVLGGGRASRLDGADKASVKIDGVALVDRVYAALRGHAVIAVGPPSLARPGITVVREAPPFGGPVAALAAGLAVTPEGGDEVLVLACDLPRAAGIVQRLSAASFPDAIDALVLRDAGGRMQWLAGRYRLPALRRAVAALPRVDGAAMRAVTDQLRLEAVADHGDAVDLDTWADVERFRADGR
- a CDS encoding alpha/beta fold hydrolase, encoding MTEYLSIRTPAGTFDALAAGPTDGRPVLFLHGFPEAAVEWEYQLEALGDRGFRAVAPDQRGYSPGVRPERPAEYAMTALVGDVIAVADALGWPTFDLVGHDWGGAVAWWTADEHPDRLRSLTVVSTPHPAALAESLRTDEEQRASSQYMLRWRETPATENAMLADEGRALRLMFDGAVPRGTVDDYIQRLREPGALTAALNWYRSGRPATAIGSVTVPTLYIWPTDDAAFRSTVAFATQRFCTGPYRFEMLEDVTHWAPEQVPEAITGMIVEQLEATR
- a CDS encoding maleylpyruvate isomerase N-terminal domain-containing protein, with the protein product MTDLTALDPAARHRAVAATFAEVSRSISDWDAPTPVPEWRARDVVSHLVEWLPGFLESVGVELIGAPANAVAPAEAFGLLTAAVQGLLDAPDADRIVSTQMMGELPLNQLVDRFYTADVFMHTWDLARSNAITPDLDETFARGLHTGLESMGEMLQQSGQFGAPIEPPADSDEVVSLMAFIGRDPAF
- a CDS encoding nitroreductase/quinone reductase family protein — its product is MGPMTLSDTVAEIGAWGLENGHRALLALTGGRFPKRLLGMQTLELHTIGRTSGQRRNTMLTAPLYSKDRVVVVASKGGHSDHPDWYKNLTANPDVEITVDDVTTPWTARPATPEEKAALWPQIVKTYSGYDGYQKRTDRDIPVVICTPR
- a CDS encoding NAD(P)H-dependent oxidoreductase; amino-acid sequence: MDQSHGERRALWVFAHPRQESLNAALRDAGVASLREDGWTVDVADLYAERFDPVLIDGGGEDVRAYQQRLLAADLLVLQFPLWWYGMPAILKGWIDRTFERGFAYDVVDPDTGRARKYGDGGLAGRRALAVVTAGDRQASISPRGISGDIEDIFWTLLHGTFFYTGMDALTPHVLTGVHGATDNMVRVMTEGLRRRLRTVTTEEPIAYLPMTDEHYDHSIALHAHIAAGESGGRAHRAGPVPRA
- a CDS encoding TetR family transcriptional regulator encodes the protein MPPDATETKRRILAAARQEFAEFGLAGARIDRIADQAQANKRSIYMHFGPKEHLFDLVVSSALAAMAEAVPFDSGDLADYAVRLFDYVHEHPDTLRLTTWANLERPGATAAEIATYRAKTDALDSRYADRSADVLTLVLGLVTAWASASPALVGLQAHRSPSVDARRAMLSDAVGAVVRAFGEE
- a CDS encoding SDR family oxidoreductase; its protein translation is MPKKILITGASSGFGRGAAIELARAGHTVVAAAETWPQVRSLRADAATAGVDLEVIKLNLLDDIDIAHAAKYDPDVLVLNAGVMEGGSMVDIPLDRVRESFEINVFGHLALVQAIVPKMVARKSGKVVWTSSMGGILVVPFLGAYCATKHAIEAIAGSMKAELATHGVQVATVNPGVFGTGFNDTGAESYVQWYDADTAVVPMPDFGDSLADQADPQEMIDAMVEIIPADEHLYRTMRPRATIDAAKQWQETEWTQNA
- a CDS encoding GlcG/HbpS family heme-binding protein, translating into MPELTLEYANHLIATGISAAEAEGMKAVFAIVDTGANLVAFARMDDAWLASNELAIAKARTSVIFQAPTAALAAPIEIGKPALHFDHVHSPGLLLVGGGVPLLDTDGTLIGGLGASGGSPDQDDALARAASS